One genomic segment of Pleurocapsa minor HA4230-MV1 includes these proteins:
- a CDS encoding type II toxin-antitoxin system RelE/ParE family toxin: MADLQNPPGNKLESLKGEYSIRIDRQWRICFIWKKENASNVEIVDYHS; encoded by the coding sequence ATAGCTGATCTACAAAACCCACCAGGAAATAAGTTAGAAAGCTTGAAGGGAGAATACAGCATTAGGATTGATCGCCAGTGGAGAATCTGTTTTATTTGGAAGAAAGAAAATGCCAGTAATGTGGAAATTGTTGACTATCATTCCTAA
- a CDS encoding HigA family addiction module antidote protein: MNNKLLDNPKVGEILKAEFLEEIGMSQNALAKAINVPSNRIHAIINGTRRVTADTDLRLCRFFGLSEGYFLRLQNAYELMEAKRNLGKVLTEIQPYAS; this comes from the coding sequence ATGAATAACAAATTATTAGATAATCCAAAAGTAGGTGAAATTCTCAAAGCAGAATTTCTTGAAGAAATTGGGATGAGTCAAAATGCTTTAGCAAAGGCTATTAATGTCCCATCTAACAGAATTCATGCGATCATTAATGGGACAAGACGAGTGACAGCAGACACCGACTTAAGGCTATGCCGTTTCTTCGGGTTATCAGAAGGATATTTTCTCAGACTTCAAAATGCTTATGAACTGATGGAAGCAAAGCGAAATTTAGGAAAAGTTTTAACAGAAATTCAACCCTATGCTTCTTAA
- a CDS encoding DUF86 domain-containing protein, protein MKNDLLYLSNIQECIEAIESYTDAGEETFMRTRIIQDAVIRNFEVIGEATKRLSPKIKEKYPEIPWRRIAGLRDVLIHDYLRVDLAEVWGIISDYLPELKIKIRMIIQDIED, encoded by the coding sequence ATGAAAAACGATTTACTTTATCTGAGTAATATTCAAGAATGTATTGAGGCAATTGAATCTTACACAGATGCTGGAGAAGAAACTTTCATGCGTACCCGTATTATTCAAGATGCTGTAATTAGAAATTTTGAAGTGATAGGGGAAGCAACAAAAAGACTGTCGCCAAAAATCAAAGAAAAATATCCAGAAATACCTTGGAGAAGAATTGCTGGGTTAAGAGATGTTTTAATTCATGATTATCTAAGAGTTGATTTAGCTGAAGTTTGGGGAATCATTAGCGACTATTTACCTGAATTAAAAATTAAAATTAGGATGATTATTCAAGACATTGAAGACTAA
- a CDS encoding nucleotidyltransferase family protein has protein sequence MNHKEILQAKRSEILDIAQKHGASNIRIFGSVVRNETTTNSDIDFLMDIEPGKNLLDRIALIQDLEDLLGYKVDVAKPEVLHEYIREQVLQEAIPL, from the coding sequence ATGAATCATAAAGAAATACTCCAAGCAAAACGTTCAGAAATATTAGATATTGCTCAAAAGCATGGCGCATCAAATATTCGTATTTTTGGTTCTGTAGTTAGAAATGAAACTACGACGAATAGTGATATTGATTTCTTGATGGATATAGAGCCTGGAAAAAATCTATTAGATAGAATTGCGTTGATTCAAGATTTAGAGGATTTACTTGGCTATAAAGTAGATGTTGCTAAACCAGAAGTTTTACATGAATACATTAGAGAGCAAGTTTTGCAAGAAGCTATTCCTCTATGA
- a CDS encoding type II toxin-antitoxin system HicB family antitoxin — protein sequence MIIRAVIEWDAEAEAYSATCPELNFISSCGDTKKEAIANLEDAIKLMLEPIPGDLYSSNSTSEQIELVL from the coding sequence ATGATTATTCGAGCCGTAATTGAATGGGATGCAGAAGCAGAAGCTTACTCTGCTACTTGCCCTGAACTTAATTTTATTTCATCCTGTGGCGATACCAAAAAAGAAGCGATCGCTAATTTAGAAGATGCAATTAAATTAATGCTTGAGCCTATTCCAGGTGATTTATATTCTAGTAATTCAACCTCTGAACAAATCGAATTGGTTTTGTAG
- a CDS encoding elongation factor G codes for MSNSNIKNTRNVAIVGPYSSGKTTLLESILFVTKQISRKGSIKEKNTVGDSSTEARDRQMSVELSVADTEHQGINLTFLDCPGSVEFVQETYNALVGAGVVVVVCEPLVDKVLTLAPLFKFLDDWEIPHLVFINKMDRSSYGYGEILQALKKVSSRPLVPQQYPIVQAEQTIGYIDLVSEQAYQYHHQQPADPIALPAELMELEKITRQEMLETLAEFDDNLLEELIEEIEPSQTEILQDLKQELGADLIVPVFFGVAEHDFGVRPLLDALVKEAPSPEVTAQRRGLDVNAVGDGDTIAQVLKTYFTAQGGRLSLVRVWQGELTEGMILNGERIGGIYQLRGQQQNPLPRASMGRIVALGKLDHAVTGDTLSNATEPVAPLPQAEAIAPVYALAITPQNRKDEVKLSSALGKLLAEDPSLHWEQHGDTREVILWGQGEVHLQVALARLERKYNLPMSTNLPQIPYKETIRSATNSHGRYKHQSGGHGAFGDVYLDIKPLDRGKGFQFHETIVGGVVPRQYIPGVETGVREYLAHGPLGFPVVDVDVTLTDGSHHSVDSSEQAFKQAARIAMTEGMTHCSPVLLEPVLEITVSVPNDFTSKALQLITGKRGQILGYDRIPNWQSWDMVTGYLPQAEMHDFIIELRSLTLGVGFFNWQVAHLQEVPDQLAQHILTTAS; via the coding sequence ATGAGTAACAGCAACATCAAAAACACCCGTAATGTGGCAATTGTGGGCCCATACTCTAGCGGCAAGACAACATTACTCGAAAGTATTTTATTTGTAACCAAACAAATTTCTCGTAAAGGCAGTATCAAGGAAAAAAATACAGTTGGTGATAGTTCAACCGAAGCACGCGATCGCCAAATGAGCGTAGAACTATCCGTTGCCGATACCGAGCATCAAGGAATTAATTTGACCTTTTTAGACTGTCCTGGGTCAGTGGAATTTGTCCAGGAAACCTACAATGCCCTAGTGGGTGCTGGAGTTGTGGTGGTGGTTTGCGAACCATTGGTTGATAAGGTTTTAACCTTGGCTCCTTTATTTAAGTTTCTTGATGATTGGGAAATTCCCCATTTAGTATTTATCAATAAGATGGATCGCAGTTCCTATGGTTATGGGGAGATTCTTCAGGCGTTAAAAAAAGTTTCCAGCCGTCCCCTCGTGCCGCAACAGTACCCCATTGTTCAAGCGGAGCAGACCATTGGCTATATTGACCTAGTATCGGAACAAGCTTATCAATATCATCATCAACAGCCTGCGGATCCCATTGCTTTACCAGCAGAATTGATGGAGTTGGAAAAAATTACTCGTCAGGAAATGCTAGAAACCCTGGCTGAATTTGACGACAATTTATTGGAAGAATTAATTGAGGAAATTGAGCCGTCTCAAACCGAAATACTCCAGGATTTGAAACAAGAGCTAGGTGCTGACTTAATTGTGCCTGTCTTTTTTGGGGTGGCAGAACATGATTTTGGCGTTCGTCCCCTCCTTGATGCTTTAGTTAAAGAGGCTCCATCTCCTGAGGTTACGGCTCAACGTCGAGGTTTAGATGTTAATGCCGTAGGTGATGGTGATACCATTGCGCAAGTCTTGAAAACCTATTTTACTGCTCAAGGTGGACGCTTATCCCTAGTTAGAGTTTGGCAGGGAGAGCTGACAGAAGGAATGATCCTGAATGGGGAAAGAATTGGCGGTATTTATCAATTAAGGGGACAACAGCAGAACCCTTTGCCAAGAGCATCTATGGGCAGGATCGTCGCCCTTGGTAAATTGGATCATGCTGTTACAGGAGATACTCTTTCCAATGCGACAGAACCAGTTGCACCCTTGCCTCAAGCAGAAGCGATCGCTCCAGTCTATGCTCTGGCGATTACGCCACAAAACCGTAAGGATGAAGTCAAACTTAGTAGTGCCTTGGGTAAACTTTTGGCAGAAGACCCGTCCTTGCATTGGGAACAGCATGGTGATACCCGCGAAGTGATTTTATGGGGTCAGGGAGAGGTTCATCTTCAGGTAGCCTTAGCTCGTCTCGAACGCAAGTATAACCTACCTATGAGTACCAATTTACCTCAAATACCTTACAAAGAAACTATTCGCTCTGCCACTAACTCTCATGGTCGTTATAAACACCAGAGTGGGGGACACGGTGCTTTTGGAGATGTATATCTCGATATTAAACCCTTGGATCGAGGGAAAGGTTTTCAATTTCATGAAACTATTGTCGGCGGTGTAGTTCCACGGCAATATATCCCAGGCGTGGAAACAGGAGTGAGAGAATACTTAGCTCATGGCCCTCTCGGTTTTCCTGTGGTGGATGTTGATGTTACCCTAACCGATGGTTCCCACCACTCGGTAGATAGTTCGGAGCAAGCTTTTAAACAGGCAGCCCGAATCGCAATGACCGAAGGGATGACCCACTGTAGCCCAGTTTTGTTAGAGCCTGTTTTAGAAATTACTGTTTCTGTGCCGAATGATTTTACTTCTAAAGCTCTACAACTAATTACTGGTAAGCGGGGGCAAATTTTAGGCTACGATCGCATTCCTAACTGGCAGAGTTGGGACATGGTAACAGGGTATTTACCCCAAGCGGAAATGCATGATTTTATTATTGAATTACGTTCTCTGACTTTGGGAGTGGGATTTTTTAATTGGCAAGTAGCTCATTTACAAGAAGTCCCCGATCAGCTAGCCCAACATATCTTAACCACGGCTAGTTAA
- a CDS encoding aldo/keto reductase produces MERRSLLKWLGGLTTGLILTSQTHAQGQQKSDLPTDRWGKLLPLRTLGQTGEAVTMLGVGGSHLGGLSERDAQETIEIALQGGVRFFDTARMYQSGGSERMMGKLLTPKYRDDIYLMSKTTAQNTEDARRDLEDSLRELNTDYLDLWQVHSVNSPDDVSDRITNGVWSVMAEAKASGKVRHIGFTGHTQPAAHLQVLAESDIFDTCQMPVNLADPSYSSFIKQVMPQLIERKIGVIAMKSLANGGFFGGSAHGQSGNNPKIVPNLVSIAEAVHFAWSMPISVLVTGFNNPQQMQEKVALANSFVAMNESQRQNLIDKVAELAGRTVEFYKA; encoded by the coding sequence ATGGAGCGTCGTTCTTTACTCAAATGGCTAGGAGGCTTAACTACAGGGTTAATTTTAACTTCTCAAACCCATGCCCAAGGTCAACAAAAAAGCGATTTACCTACGGATCGCTGGGGTAAATTATTACCCTTAAGAACTTTAGGACAGACAGGGGAAGCGGTAACAATGCTGGGGGTGGGAGGCTCTCATTTGGGAGGCTTGAGTGAAAGAGATGCCCAAGAAACTATTGAAATTGCTTTGCAGGGTGGAGTACGTTTTTTTGATACGGCTCGTATGTATCAGTCTGGGGGTAGCGAAAGGATGATGGGGAAATTGCTGACTCCTAAATATCGGGATGATATTTATTTGATGAGCAAAACTACTGCTCAAAATACTGAGGATGCTCGTCGCGATTTAGAAGATTCCTTACGAGAATTAAATACTGACTATCTCGATTTATGGCAAGTCCATAGTGTCAATAGTCCTGATGATGTCAGCGATCGCATTACCAACGGTGTATGGTCTGTAATGGCAGAGGCTAAAGCTTCAGGAAAAGTTAGACATATCGGCTTTACAGGTCATACCCAACCAGCAGCCCATCTACAAGTATTGGCAGAGTCGGATATTTTTGATACTTGTCAAATGCCAGTTAATCTTGCCGATCCTAGCTATTCTAGCTTTATCAAACAAGTCATGCCCCAGTTAATTGAGCGCAAGATCGGCGTAATTGCCATGAAATCCCTAGCCAATGGTGGTTTTTTTGGTGGTTCGGCTCATGGACAATCGGGCAATAATCCCAAAATTGTTCCTAACCTAGTAAGTATTGCCGAGGCAGTTCATTTTGCTTGGTCAATGCCGATTAGTGTTTTGGTAACAGGTTTTAATAATCCCCAACAAATGCAGGAAAAAGTAGCTCTGGCTAATTCTTTTGTGGCAATGAATGAATCACAACGTCAAAATTTAATTGACAAGGTTGCTGAGTTGGCAGGAAGAACGGTCGAGTTTTACAAAGCATAG
- a CDS encoding iron uptake porin, translated as MKIKFKQKIKLGIIVIISFFNTSAALANNIKSIPAVSKLKNIHTGDWEYQALQSLAQRYSCTEKWQNDQSDRPLSRYEFAVGLNHCLQQIDTISSQKDLTILQRLQQDFTPELARLTNKVAQVEANITQLESEQFSTTTKFNGQVLFFLTDSFGQEDNSQTTFGYRTRLIFDTSFSGQDLLRVRLESSDLGRLDDVTDTSLSRLSVDSDSDNQIEISELSYTFQTSDRTEILFGTAGVSLNDVGEVLNPFSSSSSGAVSRFGRRDPATLRAPGGSGIGIKQEFSDEILGFAGYFINNEDVADPQAGRGLFDSSYSAIAQLVIKPEDELAFAATYTRTYERNDDVNLMGSTGVEDANEPFEQNATTSNNFGLQANWEVTSGLEIGGWVGYTQAQQQENGDASATILNGALTFAFPDLGAENNLGGIIIGVPPVISGHDDDNLITEDTPIHIEALYRIEVNDYIEITPGGFVVINPDTEDGNTLWVGTVRTEFSF; from the coding sequence ATGAAAATAAAATTTAAACAAAAAATAAAATTAGGAATTATTGTAATCATATCTTTTTTTAATACTTCTGCTGCTTTAGCTAATAATATTAAATCAATTCCTGCTGTATCAAAATTAAAAAATATTCACACTGGAGACTGGGAATATCAAGCTTTACAATCTCTAGCTCAACGTTATAGCTGTACTGAAAAATGGCAAAACGATCAAAGCGATCGCCCTCTAAGTCGTTATGAATTTGCAGTCGGGTTAAATCATTGTCTACAACAAATAGATACTATTTCATCTCAAAAAGACTTGACTATTTTACAAAGATTACAACAAGATTTTACTCCAGAATTAGCTCGATTAACCAATAAGGTAGCTCAAGTCGAAGCTAATATTACTCAACTTGAATCAGAACAATTCTCCACCACAACTAAATTTAATGGTCAGGTTTTATTCTTTTTAACTGATAGCTTTGGACAAGAAGATAATAGTCAAACTACCTTTGGCTACCGCACCAGATTAATTTTTGATACGAGTTTCTCAGGTCAAGATCTCCTGAGAGTTCGTTTAGAAAGTAGCGATCTTGGTCGTTTAGATGATGTGACAGATACTTCCCTAAGTCGTCTAAGTGTTGATAGTGACAGCGATAATCAAATCGAAATATCAGAACTATCCTATACTTTTCAAACGAGCGATCGCACAGAAATTCTTTTCGGCACAGCAGGAGTTAGTCTGAATGATGTCGGAGAAGTTTTAAATCCTTTTTCCAGTAGTAGTAGTGGTGCAGTTTCTCGATTTGGTCGCAGAGATCCAGCTACTTTACGCGCCCCTGGAGGTTCAGGAATTGGCATTAAACAGGAATTTAGTGATGAAATACTAGGATTTGCGGGTTATTTTATTAATAATGAAGATGTAGCCGATCCTCAAGCTGGTAGAGGCTTATTTGATAGCTCTTATAGTGCGATCGCTCAATTAGTAATTAAACCAGAGGATGAATTAGCTTTTGCTGCTACCTATACCCGTACCTATGAACGTAATGATGATGTTAACCTGATGGGTTCTACGGGAGTTGAGGATGCTAACGAACCTTTTGAACAAAATGCCACTACCTCAAATAATTTTGGTTTACAAGCTAACTGGGAAGTCACTTCTGGTTTAGAAATTGGCGGTTGGGTTGGTTATACTCAAGCCCAACAACAGGAAAATGGTGATGCTAGCGCAACTATCCTCAACGGTGCGTTGACTTTTGCTTTCCCCGATTTAGGCGCAGAAAATAACCTAGGAGGAATTATCATTGGTGTACCACCTGTAATTAGCGGTCATGATGATGATAATTTAATTACGGAAGACACTCCTATACATATAGAAGCTTTATACCGTATAGAAGTTAATGACTATATCGAAATTACGCCTGGAGGATTTGTCGTTATTAACCCCGACACCGAAGATGGTAATACTTTGTGGGTAGGAACAGTAAGAACAGAATTTAGCTTTTGA
- a CDS encoding histidine phosphatase family protein, whose product MNNFLSPSAPFTKIILVRHARTTYNEQGRYQGSSDDSVLTEKGHQDAYSTGLALQKYNFDAIYTSPLTRVQQTTQAILATFKQKNNNIPPLFIDRQLTEIQMSDWQGLLYQEVKEKFIDAYNYWQNTPHLFTLNGTLFPVRELFKQAQQFWQKILTKHRGQTILIVAHGGTNRALISTAVGLNPEYYHSLQQSNCGISCLEFYSKHNIGELKYLNVTNHLGETLPKLKAGKTGWRWLLLSKANAKNIAKYSCVTGLINSNSIDLLLTDRSVSGYPIKDLVAQSKIPHISLAQNHFLDWQQTIIKQKKYFLSSEQASLTTGLIIASDKLLAQILQTTLKINTLNIAAHLAIIHYPQNYSYSILQGILPLMAVSSQKLTVNQ is encoded by the coding sequence ATGAATAATTTCTTATCTCCTTCCGCTCCCTTTACCAAAATAATCCTAGTTCGCCATGCTCGCACTACCTATAACGAACAGGGCAGATATCAAGGTAGTAGTGATGACTCGGTATTAACAGAAAAAGGACATCAAGATGCTTACTCTACAGGATTAGCTTTGCAAAAGTATAATTTTGATGCGATTTATACTAGTCCGTTAACCAGAGTTCAACAAACCACTCAAGCAATTCTTGCTACTTTTAAACAAAAAAATAATAATATACCTCCTCTATTTATCGATCGCCAGTTAACTGAAATTCAAATGTCAGATTGGCAGGGATTATTGTATCAAGAGGTTAAAGAAAAATTTATTGATGCTTATAATTATTGGCAGAATACTCCCCATCTTTTTACTTTAAATGGTACTTTGTTTCCTGTGAGAGAACTATTTAAGCAAGCACAACAATTTTGGCAAAAAATTTTAACTAAACATCGCGGTCAAACTATTTTAATTGTGGCGCACGGTGGCACTAATCGAGCTTTAATCAGTACGGCGGTTGGTTTAAATCCAGAATATTATCATAGCTTGCAGCAATCTAATTGTGGGATCAGTTGCTTGGAATTTTACTCAAAACATAACATTGGTGAGCTTAAATACTTAAACGTCACCAATCATTTAGGCGAAACCTTACCAAAACTTAAAGCAGGAAAAACTGGCTGGCGATGGTTATTATTATCTAAAGCTAATGCCAAAAATATAGCTAAATATTCCTGTGTAACAGGATTAATAAATAGTAACTCAATTGATTTACTATTAACCGATCGCTCAGTATCAGGATACCCAATTAAGGATCTAGTAGCCCAATCTAAAATTCCTCATATATCTCTAGCGCAAAACCATTTTTTAGATTGGCAACAAACAATTATTAAGCAAAAAAAATACTTTTTAAGTTCAGAACAAGCAAGTTTAACTACTGGTTTAATTATTGCTTCAGATAAATTACTAGCCCAAATTTTACAGACAACTTTGAAGATAAATACTTTAAATATCGCAGCTCATCTTGCTATCATTCATTATCCTCAAAATTATAGCTATTCAATCTTGCAGGGAATATTACCACTGATGGCAGTGAGCAGTCAAAAGTTAACAGTTAATCAGTAA
- a CDS encoding Fic family protein has product MQWQPINDLPTDWQKWANPELPPLVTVWNEQADRLRDSGEFKTYMEKLRREIAIETGIIERLYTLDRGVTRLLIEQGINESLIPHGSTDRPVAQVIALIQDQKAAMESLFDFVGRTRSLSTFYVKQLHQLLTQNQDSTEALVPSTGQVINVPLIRGDWKKQANNPMRGDGSIHEYCPPEQVASEMDRLIELHHQHNHKKIPPEIKSAWLHHRFTQIHPCQDGNGRVARCLGNLVFIQVGWFPLVITRDDRAIYIQASEKADRGDLSDLINLFAKNQKRAFIRSLGLSEQILSESRRTQIVIASIADKLNQNQSITIQNRCHQVEGFAKDLYDLALQRLEEVIAEIKLSLSNLLDEFQVFTVTPKSDGSQSHYHRYQIVETAKQLDYFANLRSYHQWIQLIIDVQYPTIILLSFHVLGHEYRGLLVCSACAYHRDDSGNGESNTNDIQTLSESPFQFSYADEKTALIERFKVWLEEIIVNGLEYWNKSI; this is encoded by the coding sequence ATGCAATGGCAACCAATAAACGACTTACCAACAGATTGGCAAAAATGGGCTAATCCTGAGTTACCACCTTTAGTAACCGTTTGGAATGAGCAAGCAGATCGTTTGCGTGACTCTGGTGAATTTAAAACTTATATGGAAAAATTGCGCCGTGAAATAGCAATTGAGACGGGAATTATTGAAAGGTTATATACACTAGATCGCGGAGTAACGCGATTATTAATTGAGCAAGGAATCAACGAATCTTTAATTCCCCATGGTTCTACAGATCGACCTGTAGCTCAGGTAATTGCTTTGATTCAAGATCAAAAAGCAGCAATGGAAAGTTTATTTGATTTTGTTGGCAGAACAAGAAGTTTATCAACTTTTTATGTTAAGCAGTTACATCAACTTCTCACTCAAAATCAAGATAGTACAGAGGCATTAGTACCATCTACAGGTCAAGTTATCAATGTCCCACTAATAAGAGGAGATTGGAAAAAACAGGCAAATAATCCGATGAGAGGAGATGGCTCTATTCATGAATATTGTCCTCCAGAACAAGTAGCTTCGGAAATGGATCGATTAATTGAATTACATCATCAGCATAACCATAAAAAGATACCACCTGAAATCAAATCAGCTTGGTTACATCATCGTTTTACCCAAATTCATCCTTGCCAAGATGGTAATGGTCGTGTTGCTCGATGTCTTGGAAATTTAGTTTTTATACAAGTGGGTTGGTTTCCTTTGGTAATTACTCGTGATGATCGGGCAATATATATTCAAGCTTCAGAAAAAGCAGATCGAGGTGATTTATCAGATTTGATTAATTTATTTGCGAAAAATCAAAAAAGAGCTTTTATTCGCAGTCTTGGTTTATCCGAGCAAATCTTATCGGAATCACGCCGTACTCAAATTGTTATTGCCTCTATTGCTGACAAACTTAATCAGAATCAATCGATAACAATCCAAAATAGATGTCATCAAGTTGAAGGTTTTGCCAAAGATTTATACGATTTGGCATTGCAACGTTTAGAAGAAGTTATTGCGGAAATTAAACTTTCGCTATCAAATTTATTAGATGAATTTCAAGTTTTTACAGTTACTCCAAAATCTGATGGTTCTCAATCCCATTATCATCGTTATCAAATTGTCGAAACTGCTAAACAATTAGACTATTTTGCTAATCTTCGCTCATATCACCAGTGGATACAGTTAATTATTGACGTTCAATATCCAACTATAATTTTGTTATCATTTCACGTGCTTGGTCATGAATATCGAGGATTGTTAGTATGTTCGGCTTGTGCCTATCATCGAGATGATTCTGGTAACGGAGAAAGTAACACCAATGATATACAAACACTTTCAGAATCTCCTTTTCAATTCTCCTATGCTGATGAAAAAACTGCGCTGATAGAACGTTTTAAAGTTTGGCTCGAAGAAATAATCGTTAATGGTTTAGAGTATTGGAATAAAAGTATTTAA
- a CDS encoding ABC transporter ATP-binding protein/permease: MMKKKRPKNLKQGISGLNRIVKHFLPQIRQQAGLLTISFLALLAETGLHMLEPWPLKFIFDEIIFKGFKVESLKVPFLDDFNVITLLTLLAVALVIIALLRGSMAYVSTAGMAVAATKILSEIRANLYSHIQSLSLSFHNKAKTGDLITRVTYDIERLREVTVVAALPLVTNTLTMVGMLGVMMWLNIQLALIAVAIFPIFLMTTATMSKRIHKVAKKQRQREGVMAANAAEAIGAIKVVQALSLESRLEKTFAKQNQKSLNESAQTQKLRAGQERTVEVLVAIATSIVLWRGVQLVMVKTITPGDLLVFITYLKVAFKPMRQLAKYTGQIAKAIASGERIIDLLDIVPEVRDSKWAYPAPLFRGMVEFRCVSFAYENQANTLNNLSLTVLPGQKVALVGASGGGKSTLVSLLLRLYDPQQGGVLIDEHDLREYTLDSLRKQISIVLQESILFAASIKDNIAYGCVEATDKEIEMAARLANAHDFIMALPEGYDTVVGERGATLSGGQRQRIAIARAAIRNAPIVILDEPTVGLDNHSERIVTDALDRLTQTSTTFLITHDLRTAQNADQIFYLEGGQVLEQGTHEQLMKLGKHYATLYRLQQTVNVS, from the coding sequence ATAATGAAAAAAAAACGACCAAAGAACCTAAAGCAAGGAATATCGGGACTTAATCGCATAGTAAAGCATTTTCTGCCCCAAATTCGTCAACAGGCAGGCTTACTTACTATTTCCTTCTTGGCACTATTAGCCGAAACGGGTTTGCATATGCTTGAACCTTGGCCTCTCAAGTTTATTTTTGATGAGATTATTTTCAAGGGGTTTAAAGTTGAAAGTCTAAAAGTTCCGTTCTTAGATGATTTTAATGTCATTACCTTATTAACCCTGTTAGCGGTTGCCTTAGTAATTATTGCTTTGTTACGTGGCTCAATGGCTTATGTCAGCACAGCAGGAATGGCGGTAGCTGCAACCAAGATATTGAGTGAGATTCGAGCTAATTTATATTCTCACATTCAAAGCTTGTCTCTTTCTTTTCATAACAAAGCCAAAACGGGGGATTTAATTACTCGCGTTACTTATGACATTGAAAGATTGCGAGAAGTAACAGTCGTTGCTGCTTTACCTTTAGTCACCAACACCTTAACTATGGTGGGAATGTTAGGGGTGATGATGTGGTTGAATATCCAGTTAGCTTTAATTGCGGTGGCTATCTTCCCCATATTTTTAATGACCACTGCCACTATGAGCAAACGCATTCATAAGGTGGCAAAGAAACAACGCCAAAGGGAAGGAGTAATGGCAGCTAATGCAGCCGAGGCTATCGGTGCGATTAAAGTAGTGCAAGCTTTATCCCTTGAGTCTCGTTTAGAAAAAACCTTTGCTAAACAAAACCAAAAAAGCCTCAATGAAAGCGCACAAACCCAAAAACTACGGGCAGGACAAGAGCGTACCGTAGAAGTGCTAGTGGCGATCGCAACTTCGATTGTTCTCTGGCGAGGAGTACAGTTAGTAATGGTTAAGACTATTACCCCAGGGGACTTACTAGTGTTTATCACCTATCTTAAAGTGGCGTTTAAACCCATGCGCCAATTGGCAAAATATACAGGACAAATTGCTAAAGCGATCGCTTCTGGAGAAAGAATTATCGATCTATTAGACATAGTACCTGAAGTTAGAGATTCTAAATGGGCTTATCCTGCACCTTTGTTTCGGGGGATGGTCGAGTTTCGTTGCGTAAGTTTTGCCTACGAAAATCAAGCCAATACTCTTAATAATCTCTCTTTAACCGTCTTACCAGGACAGAAAGTAGCTTTAGTTGGTGCTTCTGGTGGCGGTAAATCAACTTTGGTTAGTCTCCTGCTACGCCTTTACGATCCTCAACAAGGTGGAGTACTAATAGATGAACATGATCTTAGAGAATACACTCTCGATTCCCTCAGAAAACAAATCAGTATTGTCTTGCAGGAAAGCATTCTTTTTGCTGCCAGCATTAAAGATAATATCGCCTATGGTTGCGTCGAAGCTACTGATAAAGAAATCGAAATGGCTGCCCGTTTAGCCAATGCCCACGATTTTATCATGGCACTCCCAGAAGGTTACGATACCGTTGTGGGAGAAAGAGGCGCAACCCTTTCAGGAGGACAAAGACAACGAATTGCGATCGCTCGTGCTGCTATTCGTAATGCTCCCATCGTTATTCTCGATGAACCCACCGTCGGACTAGATAACCATAGCGAACGCATTGTTACCGATGCTTTAGATCGTTTAACGCAAACATCAACTACTTTTTTAATCACCCACGATTTAAGAACTGCCCAAAATGCCGACCAAATTTTTTATCTGGAAGGGGGTCAAGTTTTAGAACAGGGAACACACGAACAATTAATGAAACTGGGTAAGCATTATGCAACTCTTTATCGCTTACAACAAACTGTTAATGTTAGTTGA